Sequence from the Pelodiscus sinensis isolate JC-2024 chromosome 30, ASM4963464v1, whole genome shotgun sequence genome:
ttttttttaaagagagcgcTAATTCCTTTATTCAAATGTCATATGCTACTTAAGGAAATTCCCTCTGAGAATCCGTGCATAACTCACCTTATCCCTGACACCATTATGACGGTTAACATTGCACAGAAACATCGGTAAACTTGGCCGGTTTTCCATGACCCTATGCTACCTGGTAGAAACGCGGTGTCCATCCGTTAGTGGCCATCTCTTTGTGCACCCAGTCTTGGCATCTCTGGTTTTCATTTCTGGATCCCTCTGTTACACTGTGATGGTCTAACAGAGGagagagagctcagtggtttgagcagtaaCCTGCTAAACCAAGGGTTGTGAGCTCAAACCTTGAGGGGGTCATTTTGGTATCTGGGGCAAATCCGTCAGGAATGgttcttggccctgccatgagggcaggggactggacttgatgacctctcaaggtcccttccagctctgtgagataGGTGTATATCTCTGTACACCAATGGGAGTAGATCTGTCACCATCAAGAGACACTCTGGAGGAGCTCTGTAGCCTTTTGAGGTCAATGAACACCCAACCATCTGCATCTCAGTTCTTACTCAATTCATTCCAGTGGAAGTTGTTCCATTCCTGATTACTCCATTGACCTGTAGATGGTTTTGAGATGAGTGCAAATCCCTGGGCATCAGAGAGTCCATTCTACACAGACCTAGAGCTCCATACTTTTATTCGAGAACCATCTCCCCACCCTTCCAGTATTGGACCACCTGCCACTTAGACCCGGCTCTTTGCTCCAGTAGGGGTCGCTGGCCTgacccagaggcagcagggggattgGCTGGGACCATCCACACAGACCTGGCTGGACCAGGGATGCTCCCGGCTCTGTTGGGAAATGACACCTCCCCCACTAGCCAGGGACCACCTCGACAGGGGATGGGGCTCATAAACTGAATGGGGCAGACGTGTCTGTCACTGGACATCTGTGTGTGTCGGAGGGGGGAAGAGATCCTTTGGGTGTCACGTACAGCAGGCCCGAGGTGCGAGGCTGGTCTCAAGGGGATCAGAACCCCCGGCACACAGAGGACACGGTGTGATTGCTCACTCAGCAGATAATGCTCCATGCGGATGTTTACAGCCCTGTTTCTGACTCTGGTGGTTGGGGAGGGGCACTGTTACTCACATCCTCCACCAGGGCCAGGCGGTGAGTGGCCGTGTTAGCCACATCCTCAGGCAGACAGAAGGGCAGGGGCCCTGTTGGCCATGGTGCCAGGCTAGAGACTGGGGCAGAGGAAACCCCCTGCTAGCTGGGTGTGGCTGTGACCTGGAGGTTACCTTGACCCATGGCACATCTCAAATGGATGTTCCTGGAGTGTACGTGGCCTGTGGTTAGCagacccagccccccctcctctcctgcctggtcCATATAAGCATCAGGCCGGAGGGAGCGGCTCCGTGCCCAGCCCAGGATGGCTCTGAGGATGCAGCGCTTGGTGGTGGGGCTGCTCCCCTgggccttcctcctgccccctgggggctgggctggtgagtgggggaCGGGCGCTGGGGGTGTGGAGAGGGGCCCATGAAGggtagggggctgtggggtgagtgagggTCTTCCCCTGACTCTCCTGGGACCGAGGGGCTCTTGGGacccctgcagcctcccctgaGGACCTCTGGGGCTCTCAGCCTGTGGGGTGGGTGGATCAGCCCCCAGAGGGCTTCTCTGAGACCCCACTTTCCAGATGGGCACCCTACTTGGAGATGGAATGAGCCACCGGCAGGGTAGCTGGGGAGTTACAAGGAGCAGATGGTGGAGAGAGGCAAGAGCAGGGAGCTAAGGGGAAGGGCTCGGACCTAAGAAACTTGGGATCCTTTTCCAGCTCAGCCCAGGATCTCGGGGGGGAAATGAAACCTGTCTCCGGGGCTTGTGTTTCCATGGGTTGCTAGTGGAGATTTGGCACCTAAATACAGTTCCCCGTTGAAAGATGAAAATGATTCTGTTTCTGAACTCGACACTGTTCAGGGAAGGGGTTGTGGGTCGGCCCAGTGACTATCCCAGTAAGAGGTCCCTGACCTGGGTCTAGGTCCCACCATAAAGCCAATCGGTGTGATTCCTTAAAGAGGAGATTTTCCAACACTCACGCCTGCCGGCCTGGTGCTTTCTCGGAGCAGATCCTTGTTTCCCCCAGAGACATTCTCACTTGGCATTTTTCAATCCCAACACTAACATTTTTCAGCCACCAAAGCCTGAAAATTGTCCTTAGAAATATCTCACGACTGGAAGGAAAGAACTAggagcagaaggaaaaaaaatacccaGGATGGAGGGGAGAAAGAGTTCCCTGGCGTAGGGTTGGTTCAATAAAAGCCACTTCCCCTGGCACCGGTATTTCGGTGAGTCAGGCGTGGAGTCGGCCTCATCTCTGTGGTTGGGTGGAGAAAGGTGCAGGGAAGCTCCGTCCGTGCCCTGCTGGGGAGTGGCTGGACCAGCCTGGGGTGACTTCGGCGCACAGTGCAGTGAGCACAAGGCGAAGCAGGGTGAATAGTGCCCCACTCCCGATGGCCCACTCAGTGAGGTTAGAGTTGCAGATTTCCCTTCCAGCCGATGCGGGCCCggtgtggggcagagctgggcagggggcagagatCCAGAGACACGGATGCTCCGAGGGAGGatcagagagggagggaagactCTTGGAGGCTATCAGTGTGGATGGGGAGTTGGATCCCAGCCACAGGGGGCTCTCTGTATGGACCTGGCCTCCCCCCAGGTGAGATCATCGGGGGAAAGGAAGCCCGgccccactccaggccctacATGGCGTATCTGGAAATACAACGCAGAGATGAGAGGATTAGATGTGGTGGGTTCCTGGTGGCGGAGAACTTTGTGCTGACGGCTGCTCGTTGCCAGGGAGAGTaagtgcctctgggctggggtgtgggggtgggtggggtcaGTGGAGGATGGGGATCCGGGAGCTCTGGTGtcagcatgggggggggcagggaaggagcagagggaggccaggctgggggagcagagcccaaGGGTCTGACCTGCTCAGGGGGCGTCGGAAAGTCTCTAGGGGCCTCGGCGACCCACGGACGAAACCCAGCATTTGGCAAATCAATGGGGCTAAAGCACAGGACAGGGAGGGATCAtagccccagggcagctctgcagggtgctgagctggggaggagcagacactcaaggggaagggaaggaatttGAGACCCATCCAGAGAGTCCCAGGCtgccccgtcccagcgagagaaGAATTAGTGAGCCAGACCAATGTTAGCAGGTTGCTCTTGGCTTTCGCAGCAACATCACTGTGCTCCTGGGAGCCCATAACGTCAAGCTTCGGGAACGGCACCGACAACGGATCCAAGTCTGCCGGcagatcccccacccccagtacaaCAGGGAGACTTTAAACAATGACATcatgctgctgcaggtaccgcccccatcccatcccccacccccagtgacctcacactgctgcaggtaccgcccccatcccatcccccacccccagtgacctcacactgctgcaggtaccgcccccatcccatcccccacccccagtgacccctCACTGCTGCCCATACCAGCCAGGTTTTGACTGCAACACTCCTATTTAACTTGGTTTCTTTTCTCCCAGCTGGAGAACATTGCGGTCCTGAACAGATGGGTTGGTACCCTCGCCCTGCCCTGCGCCGGGGAGAGAGTTGCACCGTGGACCACTTGCAACGTTGCTGGCTGGGGCCGGACTCTGCCCACTGTTGATTGTCTCTCGGACACGCTCCAGGAAGTGGACGTGGTGGTGATGCCGGATGCCACATGTCTGAGACACCCGTACAAGCCGTACCGTCACTATAACCCGTGCAGCATGATGTGTGTGGGGGACCCAGCCTTTCTGAATGACTCGGCCAAGGTGCCTCCCGCCCCTCGTGTTCACCCCTCTTTAGAAGTGGTTGGGATTGATGAAGCTGCTCTAACCAGAAAATGTTGGACTAAGTGGTGGAAAAGCTAGTGGGGAAGTGTCGCGTCTTAGGGGGAAGCAGCGACCAGCAGGacagtgtgagggggggctgaaTCCAtctgggtgatgggagggatcaagCGGAGACCGGGGGGTGTTGCTGATCCGGGAATCAGGGAGAAACGACTCCTTGAGCTGTTTTCCATCTGTGGCTTCTCCTGTTTCGCAGGGCGACTCCGGGGGCCCCCTGGTGTGTGGGGGAAAAGCCCAGGGCATCGTCTCCTGGGGGATTTGCAAAGCTCCCTCCGTGTACGTAAAAGTCTCCACCTTCGTCCCCTGGATCGAACGCACAATGAGGAGGCTGCAGCCCGGAGCCCGGCTGTGAATCGCTGCCCCGGACGGAGCTGCGCTGCCTCTATGCTTTGGAGTAGACAGATGTAGGGCTGCTTTGCaaggggctccccctcccccattttgtaCCCCCAAATCACTGCTATACTCAGGAAGCCCCCAGCCCATAAGCATCAAGGAAGAGAGCCTAGGGGAGTTAGGAGCTGCATTCAAGCCCAGTTCCCATTGGTAAATCCCAGTTGTGTGGCTGCCTCTTCCCAGGTTCATGTCCCCTGGGGCACTGGACAtgaccccagccctggggcagaccTGGCGGTTTGGGGATCTCCCCACCAGTCAAGTGATGTTTGTGGCAGATCTTCaccatcccctgcactgctgggCCACATTtaacctgctgcctgccctgtgctCGATGGGCCCCCAACCCGTTACAATCAAGACAGGAGCCTAGGGGAGTTAGGAGCCAGGCTTAGGCAAAGCTCCCATAGGGAAATCCCAACCCACTGATCCCTCTTTCCCACCTCtctcagcctgccccacccctgccttgctGCATTTTGCTCCCTGTTTCATGGTCAGCACTGAATAAACATGAAGTTCCAAAAAAAGGCGACTGTGGGTCTGAGTGATCACCCCGAATTGCGAAATCCAGAGCAGCCGCTGCCTCGGCCAGGGATTGGGTAGTGGTTGGGGGTGTCACTCCGATGGGGGAAGGCTGGGCTTGGGTCTGAGCAAGGCTGTTCCCCAGTCTGGcattccaagtgcagaaggtggggcccACAAGAGATCTTAAATCCCTTGTCTCCATGGGCTTCTGCTTAAAATCTCCCCTAAGTCACAGATCCCCTGGCCATGGGTGATAACTCCCACCAGCAAGGGAACCAAaaccccctttcttcttgaaccgaACGAGAAAGCACTTCGAACTTCTACCAGAGGAGCACCCCCTAGCTCCTTTACTGCAAGGGTCCAGACTagggcgctgagccgacaaacagctgatcagctgtttgttggctcagtgcagcagccatttaaatttaaatgaagctgcgatttatttaaatcgcggcttcatttccctttgccggtcagcctcatctacatggctccatcgatggagccatgtagtttagacacaccctaaaagttgACCTCTCTGCCTtaggcaggcacacacagacctcctggtACCTGCCAGGCCAGAAGAATCCAGCTGTTGCCTCAAAAAAAGGAGATTTTAGGAACTAAACAAAAGATGTACTCGGTAAAGCATTCCGCGTTGCcgggtgttacagagcaactgagagagAACAGATGAAAACAGAGAGAACACAGTACCTCTGGGCTACAGTTtaaaacatacaggctgtgtctacagtgggccatttattctggaaaagcagccgcttttccggaataacttgccagctgtcgacactggccccttgaatttccagaaaagcactgacgatctactgtaagaaatcagctgcttttccagaaaaactatgctgctcctgttcgggcaaaagtcctttatCCGGAAAACTGTTgcggaaaagggtcagtgtagacagcccagtagtcttttccgcaaaaaagccccgatcatgaaaatgacggtctgggcttttttgcggaatagtgtccgtggccaatgtagacgcactttctCCGGAAATAGTTAtagcttaaaatggaacagttttccatatttccgtaaaatcatgccggtgtagacgtagccacagtatACAGGGGCCCACAGAGAAGTTGATCCAGAACACAAGACAAAGAAAATAACCGGATCTGTGTCCAAGGTCCAGTTCAATACCCCATATTCCTTGTAGgcctggtagtcctgcctggttcaattccGCTTCTTCCCCCAACTCCTGGAACATCTAGTGCCCATACATCTATTGGAGAATCATTTCCCCACCCTTCCAGTTATGGACCCACCTGCCAGTTGGacatggctggctgctccagtaGGGGTCACTGACCTGACCCAGAGCCTCCACGGGGATTGGTTGGGACCTTCTACACAGATATGGCTGGACCAGGGATGCTCATGGTTCTGTGTGAACCATTCCCTGGAGGGAGATGACAGCTCCCCCAATGGCCAGGGACCAAATCGACAGGGGATGGGGCTGAGCTCTGTTGAGGGCCGACACACTGAATGCGGCAGAAGTATCTGTCACCCGACACCTGGCGTGGGGGTAGCGACGCTTTGGGTGTCACGTACGCAAGGTTGGAGGTGGTAGGCGGGTATCAGGGAGATCAGAACCACCCATCTCTATCTCACACAGTGGGCAGGGTGTGACTTCTCACCCCGCGCCGATACTGATCTGTGTTGTGCACAGcccatggggatggggaagggcagaaagagggaaaaggagctgTGATAGTTGCACAGACATGTCCTAGGGCAGGTGCGGACAAGTCCTTTGGCCTGAGGGTCGCATACTGGACCTGACACTGGATGGGGGCACGAATGGGGATGTTACCACCCTGGGGGAGGTGCTGTCTATGGGGTGCAGTTGGAGGGGCTCTAAGAGGGAGGTTACTTATGTGGGGATATGAGGATTCATGGGGTGTGGTGGGGGAGCTGTATGGGGTGCACCAGCTCTCCCTCCTTAGTGCCACCCGATGCCCTAGGCTGGCTGTGTCACCGCCATACCTGAGAAGCGCATGGCCCCTGTGTTGGGGGAGCTGAAGTTGGGGTGAAGGGTCCAgatggggaggagctggggaccATCCTGAggtgggagctcagggcagtacAGAAGGGACTGATATGGCCCGTGAGCCAAACTTTGCTCCCTCTGCCATAGAAGGAAAAGGCCCCGGGTCTCCTACTGCCAGCAAGTGGGTCCGGTCTCTGGAGTGAGCAGAGGGGCAGGAATTgtccctcctggcccccctgAAATCTCGGGGCTGTGACATCTCGCTGCAGAAAGGCCCGGGAGCGTTTCTAGCACCAGTGGTTGTGCAGGTCAGCGTTAACCACATCCTCAGCCAGGGCCATGCAGTGGGCAGCCGTGTTAGCCACATCCTCAGGCAGATGGACGGGCAGGGGCCCTGTTGGCCATGGCGCCAGGCCAGGGACCGGAGCAGAGAGGAAACCTCCCGCTAGGTGGGCGCGGCCGTGACCTGAGAATTGCCCAATGGGCATCTCTTCACTGTGGCCCCATCTGCAATGGATGTTCCCGGGCAGGAGTGTATGTGGCCCTGTGATTggctggccctgcctccaccTAATCCATAAAAGCCTCAGGCCGGAGGGAGCAGCTCCGTGCCTGGCCCGGGATGGCTCTGACGATGCAGCGTTTGGTGGTGGGGCTTCTTCCCTGggtcttcctcctgccccctgggggctgggctggtgagtgggggaagggagctgggggtgtgCGGAGAGGGGCCCATGCAGGGTGGGGGACTGTGGGGTGAGTGAGGGTCTTGCCCTGAACTACCTGGCGCAATGGCCTATTGGGacccctgcagcctcccctgaGTAGCTCTGGGACTCTCGGCCTATGGGGGTGGGTGGATCAGCTTCCAGATGGCTTCTCTGAGATGCCACTGCTAAGTCGTGTCCCCCACTTGCTATGAGCCACCGGCAGGGTGGCCGAAGAGACTCAAGGAGCAGATACTGGAGAGAGGTCCCTGCTCTTGCTGCCCAAGGTTAAGGGCTCGGACCTAAGCAACTTGGGATCCTTTTCCAGCTCATCCCACGATCTATGGGGGGAACGTTAACCTGTCTATGGGTCTCTTATTGTCATGGATGGAAATCAGGCACCTAAATGCTTAGCAATATGCTCTCGGGTATCCAATTCTCCTTAAAGGACAAAAATGATTCTGTGTCTTTTTGAACCCAGAAGGGATGGGTAGATCTGTGCAGTGACTAGCACAGTAAGTGCTCCCTGACCTGGGTCTAGCTCCCACAGTAAAGCCAATCTCTGCCGTTCTTTAAAGGGGAGATTTTCCAACACTCCGGCCCACCTGTCTGGCACCTTTTCCTGAGCAGATCCCAGAAGATTTGTTGTTTTCCCGAGGGACAGTCTCACTTTTCACTTTCAACCcccaaactattttttttcagCCTGAAAAATTGTCCCTTCAACATGTCCCAGCAGTGGAAGGAAAAAGACAggttgcaccaaaaaaaaaaaaaaaaaaaatctcccttccCAGCTTGGCTGGAAAGTGCTTCCTGGGCTAGGATTCATTTAGTTGAAGCCACTTCTCCGGGCACCGATAATTCGGTGAGTCGGGCGAGGAGCAGCCCAGCCTGGTCCTTGTGGGTGGGTGGAGAAGTAGCAGTCACAGAAGCCCCATCCGTGCCCTGCTGgggacaggctggagcagcctggggtGGATTTGATCCACAGAGCTGTGAACACAAGGCAGGGCAATTACTGCTCCACTCTTGGGGTGGTTGACACTGATTCTGCCCCCAGTCAGGTGAAAGCTTCATatttcccctccagccccatggggggccctttgtggggcaaagcagagcagggGGCCAGGATCTAGGTCCCGGGATCCCCCAGGGAGAGCATTAAGGGGGTGGAAGGAGGCTGTGGGAGTCCCCCTTTCGGATGGGGAGAAGGAAGATAAGGGGGGCTATTGTATGACTCTGACTTTCCCCCAGGTGAGATCATCGGGGGATGGGAAGTCCGgccccactccaggccctacATGGCCTATCTGCGTATACGACGTGGAGACAAGATTTCGGGCTGCGGCGGGTTCCTGGTGGCAGAGAACTTTGTGCTGACGGCTGCTCACTGCCAGGGAGAGTaagtgcctctgggctgggatgAGGGGGCGGGCGGGATcacaggggatgggggagccaggagctctggtgccggaatgggtgacagaggaggggcagagagcagaCTGGGGGGGCATTTGCGGGTCTCTAGGGGCCCTGCAACACatggcccagccccagggctgagTTAATCAGTGGGGCTGTGGGGTAGGGAGGGGTCAAAGCACCAGGGCAGCTCTGCAGGGAACTGGGCTGGGAACAGTGTTCAGTACAGCAGGAAGGTGTGACAGGGATGAAGGGGACTTGAGACCCAGGACATCAGTGGATGTGTTTAGacgacagattttttttttttaaatagtggcctttttttgaaaaaaaatcccctgtgcctagactgctgccgtgttcttttgaaagaatcgaaagaatgtggcagttttttcaaccatggaaaacctcgttttacgaggaagaatgcctttatTCGAAAGTACTCGTTCAAAAAAAGGTGCGATGGAATGCAGactgggctttttcgaaagagagcatccaggctgcctgggagctctcttttgaaaaagtggcttgcttttccaaaagtactggttgtagtctagacactctttgtcgaaagaggcttgcaatctagatgtagccatataaGAGCCGATCTCCTGTCCCCGGACAATCCACATTTACAGCAGGATCACTGTTGTCCTGGGAGCCCATAACATGGGCCAATGTGAACGGAGCCAGCAAGAGATCCCCGTGTGCAGGAAGATCCCCCATCAGCAGTACAACAGAGAGACATTACACAACGACATcatgctgctgcaggtaccgccctctcccattctcccacccccactgacctCACATGGCTGTAGGTACCACCCCCATGCCAGCCCCAATGACCTCACACTGCTACAGGTAATAGGTATATCTCCTTATATTATTATctcatagcactggaagggaccttgagaggtcatctagtccagtcccctgccctcacagaaggaccaagcaccatcctgacagatttgccccaggtccctaaatggccccctggGTTTATCAGCCCAATATTCTAACTACTGAGCTATCTGCCCCCACTCCAAGCTATATCACTGCCATCCCATCCCGCCACCCCCAGTGACTTCACACTGGTGCAgataccacccccatcccatcccccacttcttgattttgttttttctccATCTAAGACACACGTACGTTTCCTGGTTCTCTTTGGCCCAACAGCTGAGTCGCAATGCGACACTGACcagggaagtggggctggtcCGTTTAACGACTGGTCATCGCAGAGTGGGCCCAGGGACCATGTGCAATGTGGCTGGCTGGGGTCGGACCAGCTTTACCACAAGAACCAACACTCTTCGGGAAGTGAACCTGTCGGTGGTGACTGATCGTCTCTGTCAGAAGCGGTACCATTGCTATTTGCCTTCCACCATGCTGTGTGTAGGGGACCCCCGGTACCGAAAGTCCATTTACATGGTAATTGATTTATTGGGTAATATATGTGAATGGTGTTATCCCCATGGGCAGGGGGAATTTCTAACGGAAAAGCTGCCAGAGCAGAAGAAATTACCAGTGGCGACAGAGCTGTAAACAGCCAAGACCAGAGATCACAAGGCAATAAACAACCATACCCAGGGGTGAGACAGCTACAAACTGCCACACTCAGAGATGACAGAGCTATCAATGGCCAAGCTAGGGGTGCCATTGGTCAGCCCTGACGCTTTGAGTGCATTTTCCATAATTTTCCATCGATACAGGGCAGGCTGATCTTGATGTAGAAATGGGTATCACCCAAGAGCCAAACATATTTGAGTTGCTAATAGCTAGCCAATACTTGCAACTTCAGACACAATGGTGAGGCCTGGATTTAAACAGGACAATCACATATAAcagcttataactttgccaaggACGCCTTACATGGCATGCCTTGCGCAAGATTGATTACAAGTGTGTGACAATGGGGACTCTAAGTGGGGCTACTCATCTTTTTTTGCATACAGCACTAGATAGGAGGTCAGGCTAGATAACGACACCGGTATTTCTGGTCTAAATTCCCAAAGTTCTTCATCTTGGGCTagtcggagggtatgtctacacttgtatcctagtttgaactagggatgcacatgtaggcattcaaagtagTCATAGAACCAGGGATTGAAATATTCCACGCTTCCTTAGCATGACCTCACTGGTGcattactccaatcaacagctgttttgaaccaggaagtgtgtgctaggacgcattagttcgaaccaaggggtttggttggAGCTAACGcatcctggcgcgcacttccacttttgaaacagctgttgatcggagtaacacgCCGGCGAGAACatactaatgaagcgcgggatatttaaatcactggtTCCTTGACTACTTTGAATGCcttaatttgcatccctagttcaaactagggtgcaggtgtagacatacccagtgtaaATTCAGTTTTTCACATGTTTTGGGTTTACTGGACTAGACTGCCTGGGAGATGCAGATAAAATTGAGGCATTCTCTCTTTtctcctggcttgtgctgggacAGGGCGATTCTGGGGGCCCTCTTGTGTGCTGTGGAGTGGCTGAAGGCATCGTCTCCTTTGGAGGCTATAACAGCATTGACCCTCCTGCTGGTTACACTCGGATTTCCCACTTCGTGCCCTGGATCAAAGCCAACATGCGCTAAATCTAGCAACCCTGACCTGTTCTTCTACTATGCAGCCACCACCTTCTGCTACGCAACCTTCTCCGGGAAACATGCGATCAGACCTTCCTCTGAGTCTGGGACCTGCTATCTACCATCGATTTCCCGACCCCGCTGAACCAGCCActccactgccctggggctggaccAGAACTGGCAACCCTTAGAGCAGAAAGCCCAGGTACCATGTCCCTTCCTGATTGTGTCCTGGCTGGTCCCTGCAAAGTGCTGATGAAACCATGTGAAGTTTCCTGCTCGGTGGGTCACACGTGCCACTGGTAACGCATTAAATGACTTTGTGCAGCACTTAGTGATGGTGTCTGAACTCGTGAGAGACTGGATGATTGTGACAGCTGAGTGCCCAAGACCCTCACCAAGCCCTGAGTCCCCACAAAAGGCCCCAGTTCAAGGAGGCCCTGAGCCCAGGTCGACATTTGAACCCACAAAGTGGCCCCTTTGGATCCAATCAGAAAACACACGTGCTTAAAGCCAGATGTGTATTTATGTAACCAGCTAAACCAGTCAGTACATAGgagccaggagagagagaaatttaaaTTGAGAGAGCGAAGGAGAGatagcagggagagagagaaatttaaaTTGAGTGAAGGAGAGAAAGCTAAACAGAGAGAGGcctcggggtgtgtctagactacatgcctctgtcgacggaggtaTGTAGATTAGTTTGAAAAAGGGAAacgaagtggcaatttaaataatcgccgcttcatttaaatttaaatggctgccccactctgccgaccaacagctgatcagctgttggtcggcagagtggggcagccatttaaatttaaatgaagcggcgattatttatatcgccgcttcgtttccctttttcaaacaaataaatctacatgcctccgttaacggaggcatgtagtctagatgtacccaggtagatagatagatagagagagagatcGAGGCAGTGGATGGGGATAgataaagagacagacagacagacattctcTTAGTGCAATCACATGTCCCTAGAGTTGCCATGCATCAGTGGTGGGCCGCCTGAGTGGGACGTTGGCTAGAACCCAGGTTCTACTTGATCTTCTCCTCTAACTCACCCCCTTTCTGGAACAGACACGGGCTGGTGGTTGTGCAGTTCTCAtctaagattgtcagtgcttttgcggaaatactatgctgctcccgttcgggcaaaagtctttttccgaaaaacttttgtgcaaaagggccagtgtagacggaagagatttgttttccactaaaaagccctgattgcgcaaatggccatcagagcttttttgcagcaaagcgcgtctagattggccatggatgcttttccgcaaatctagacgcgctttgccGCAAATggtttaacagaaaacttttccgttaaaagcatttctggaaaatcatgccagtctagacgtagcccaggtgtattCGTGGATGGGTACAAAACCTACCACAGACTTGTTACAGGAGCCGCGAGCATTCAATACAATCCATCTTGGGAAAGGGGGACCCATggccagggctctggggccaTGCCTAGCTCCCCAAGCCAGCGagactctcctctccctcagccagccaaaAACTAACTCACACCCCAAGCCACTGTTCGCACCCTTGTAGGCAGCCCCTCCTAAACTCTTTTGTCCTGCTTCAGGGGCAGAGTGTCCGCGTGGTTCAGGTTTCAGGATTTGATGGACCATTCCCCACGTGCCTGACCTCAGGAGTTCGCACCCAGagatcccatcccatccctgctgGGCACTGTGTGCGCActcacacacatgcgcacacacacacacagaggcagcaaaggacagtaggaatcacatacaGCACAACAAATAA
This genomic interval carries:
- the LOC102458929 gene encoding cathepsin G-like, which produces MALTMQRLVVGLLPWVFLLPPGGWAGEIIGGWEVRPHSRPYMAYLRIRRGDKISGCGGFLVAENFVLTAAHCQGDRITVVLGAHNMGQCERSQQEIPVCRKIPHQQYNRETLHNDIMLLQLSRNATLTREVGLVRLTTGHRRVGPGTMCNVAGWGRTSFTTRTNTLREVNLSVVTDRLCQKRYHCYLPSTMLCVGDPRYRKSIYMGDSGGPLVCCGVAEGIVSFGGYNSIDPPAGYTRISHFVPWIKANMR
- the LOC142821199 gene encoding mast cell protease 1A-like, which translates into the protein MALRMQRLVVGLLPWAFLLPPGGWAGEIIGGKEARPHSRPYMAYLEIQRRDERIRCGGFLVAENFVLTAARCQGDNITVLLGAHNVKLRERHRQRIQVCRQIPHPQYNRETLNNDIMLLQLENIAVLNRWVGTLALPCAGERVAPWTTCNVAGWGRTLPTVDCLSDTLQEVDVVVMPDATCLRHPYKPYRHYNPCSMMCVGDPAFLNDSAKGDSGGPLVCGGKAQGIVSWGICKAPSVYVKVSTFVPWIERTMRRLQPGARL